A part of Rhodamnia argentea isolate NSW1041297 chromosome 8, ASM2092103v1, whole genome shotgun sequence genomic DNA contains:
- the LOC115755540 gene encoding proline-rich protein 4-like, whose amino-acid sequence MSWFLIAFLFLRFAFRISEATHDKKLPSTAIVGMVYCDTCFMQAFSKASHFIPGASVAVECKDGSAKLSFRKEAKTDEHGEFKVYLPFSIGKHVRRIKGCSVKLISSSEPNCALASAVTSSSLHFKMRKNGDHVFSAGVFTFRPRQQPNLCDEKPSSEFGSEKRFKFPPPSYDPTFPPPLQDPATPDLPPVTNVVPSVPLLPQLPPLPQLPALPPLPGLPNLPPVFGTPSKNNPGNGSSKPVPPLDRPERFLPPNLAANPFQPDPVLPRNPLQPSQEQAVVLLPRIPGLLLTPMPSYPTPFPQSPFQPSFGFPGIPPGPSRPRKATP is encoded by the exons ATGTCTTGGTTTCTGATAGCATTCTTGTTCCTACGTTTCGCATTTAGAATCTCCGAAGCCACCCACGATAAGAAGCTTCCTTCCACCGCCATCGTCGGCATGGTCTACTGTGACACGTGCTTCATGCAAGCGTTCTCGAAGGCCAGCCACTTCATTCCAG GTGCATCTGTGGCAGTCGAATGCAAAGACGGAAGCGCCAAACTGAGCTTTCGCAAAGAAGCGAAGACTGACGAGCATGGGGAGTTCAAAGTCTACTTGCCGTTCTCAATCGGTAAGCACGTGAGAAGAATCAAGGGTTGCTCTGTGAAGTTGATCAGCAGCAGCGAGCCAAACTGCGCCCTGGCCTCCGCCGTGACCTCATCGTCCCTCCAtttcaaaatgagaaagaatggAGATCACGTGTTCTCCGCCGGGGTCTTCACGTTCAGGCCCCGGCAACAACCCAACCTGTGCGACGAAAAGCCAAGCTCAGAGTTCGGCTCCGAGAAAAGATTCAAGTTTCCGCCTCCTAGTTATGATCCGACGTTCCCCCCTCCACTTCAAGACCCTGCCACACCGGACCTCCCACCAGTGACCAACGTGGTGCCTTCGGTCCCGTTGCTTCCCCAGCTTCCGCCGCTGCCGCAACTCCCtgctctccctcctcttcctgGGCTCCCAAATCTGCCCCCAGTTTTCGGGACACCTTCCAAAAACAATCCTGGCAACGGCAGTTCAAAACCCGTCCCACCACTCGATCGACCGGAGCGCTTTCTTCCTCCTAATTTGGCAGCAAACCCATTTCAGCCGGACCCCGTCCTGCCACGGAACCCACTCCAGCCATCACAAGAGCAGGCAGTGGTCCTTCTTCCGCGGATTCCAGGACTATTATTAACCCCTATGCCATCGTACCCGACTCCTTTTCCTCAATCTCCATTCCAGCCTTCATTCGGCTTCCCGGGAATCCCGCCCGGTCCGTCCCGCCCAAGGAAGGCTACTCCTTGA
- the LOC125316284 gene encoding uncharacterized protein Mb2253c-like, giving the protein MLAKNVAGPQAGDKINPFDDRVLLVTTKKWVIYFDRAVNLSGSSRGVVLISPNGQYYLAAAKLLFPCTNNIAEYKACILELRAAVEMDIRRLQIYGNSALIILQTKGKWKTRDPKFIPYHEFLEDIIKDFDEIAFEYLPRTQNQFADALATLSSMFQVTASSDIEPLRIEILKHSTYSMLIEEEADGEPWY; this is encoded by the coding sequence ATGTTAGCAAAGAACGTTGCGGGACCGCAGGCTGGAGATAAGATAAACCCTTTTGATGACCGTGTTTTACTAGTAACTACAAAAAAGTGGGTCATATACTTCGACAGGGCTGTTAACCTATCCGGATCTAGCAGGGGAGTTGTCCTTATCTCTCCTAATGGCCAGTACTATCTAGCAGCCGCTAAGTTattgtttccatgcaccaataacatcgcTGAATACAAGGCCTGCATTCTCGAGCTACGGGCCGCAGTGGAGATGGATATCCGAAGACTACAAATTTATGGCAATTCCGCCCTCATTATCCTTCAAACAAAAGGTAAGTGGAAGACTCGTGATCCGAAGTTTATTCCATATCACGAGTTTTTGGAGGATATAATCAAAGATTTTGATGAAATAGCGTTTGAATATCTTCCCAGAACCCAGAACCAATTTGCGGATGCCTTGGCCACCCTCTCGTCAATGTTCCAAGTGACTGCGAGTTCAGACATCGAGCCATTGAGAATTGAAATCTTGAAGCATTCTACTTACTccatgctaatagaagaagaggcggatGGAGAGCCATGGTATTAA